The Trichosurus vulpecula isolate mTriVul1 chromosome 3, mTriVul1.pri, whole genome shotgun sequence genome includes a window with the following:
- the LOC118844668 gene encoding 60S ribosomal protein L38-like, with the protein MPRKIEEIKDFLLTARRRDGKSVKIKKNKDNVKFKVRCSRYLYRVVITDKERAEKLKQSLPPGLAVKELK; encoded by the coding sequence ATGCCCCGAAAAATCGAGGAAATAAAAGACTTCCTGCTCACAGCCAGGAGAAGAGATGGCAAATCTGTCAAGATCAAAAAGAACAAGGACAATGTGAAGTTTAAGGTTCGATGCAGCAGGTACCTGTACAGAGTGGTCATCACAGACAAAGAGAGGGCAGAGAAacttaaacagtccctgcctcccGGTTTGGCTGTGAAGGAGCTGAAGTGA